The following nucleotide sequence is from Pithys albifrons albifrons isolate INPA30051 chromosome 2, PitAlb_v1, whole genome shotgun sequence.
AtttcatgtaaatatttaatagaatctttcagtaaaaataaaattattaatgatAGTAATTGATACGTGATAAATGGCCATGTATGCTGTGCATCTTCTTCAAAGCACTTCAAGTTCAGACTAACCCCAAATCTCATTCTTGCATTGAACACTTCAATTGCTTTTAGAAATTGATCGAGAAGACAGAAATGTGGAGACATACCTCTTATGGTTTTGGCCACTTGATCCATTGTCAGCCATGGATCACCTTGCATAAACTTTTGGGGATGCCACATGTCGAGTTTTCTAATTTTCATTAAGGCTTTCAATTAAAATCCATAAGGAATTTTAATACCTAttaaatgcttataaagtaaacaaagatgaaaagcaGTTGGGCACAGCAATAGGAAATACTATACTTTACAGAGTTTAATTAAACTCTACTTAGGCTCTAGCCAACAGAGATTAGATAAATACAGAAAGGATGACACTGAAGCAACTGTAAGTCCTACAGCTACATGCTCAGAAACAGCGGGCATGACATTATCTCCAGTACACTAAAGCAGTGCTGCTTAGCCTTTCTTGCAATccaggaagaagaggaaaaaaccccaactattGCATCCTGTGCAATGTTAGCATAGTTGCtttctttaacaaaaaaaaaaaaaaaatgaatactCAAAAATTAGAGCAacttttaatgtatttgttggtgtgtgtgtgtgtgcccattaTTTTCTATCTATGTATAGAAGTGTTTGATTTCACAGCTTAATTTCCAGTATGTAAGGGCAGGAACGGTGTATTGAAGAACAGTACTTCAAAAATTCTGCTAGCAAGAAATGAACCAATCATTAATATATGGAATATACCATCATAGTTCAGACTGGCTGTGCAAAACTCTCTGGAATTAACAGCAACTCACtgattaagaaaatgaaaagtccTAACAGGAAAATTTGGTAAATAAAacttaaggaaaaagaaaattaacacgGTTTCTGATAGGGGATGGGAACTTAGCAATGGAACTACTTGTGCTTACATAGAGGATGCAGTCTTTTGTTCCATGCTGTATAACTTTAGCTTGACATTAGTTCAGCAGGTTtacatgcctttttttctttcataaaatgtGTACACTTTTTCGTATGAGACCCAATGTTAActaaatttcattattttatagtATCATTTGATTATAGTAATTTTGTCGTTTTGTCACTACATATTTCTCTGCTTCTACAGATTTCCAAGCAAAGTTTAGataaaagagtatttttatCTCTATTAGGTTGTGAGGCAAAATGTATTAAGATCTCCCGTATCTTTGTTTCATCTCTTAGCTGGTATTCCATGGCCTATCTCACCTTTTCCATGCCAGCTATCTGCCATTACATCTTCCTCTCACATTTGGAGGAATAGTCTGTGCCAGAGAGGGAGGACTGGCCACTgcttgggctgctgctgctttcctccaCTATAGCCGCAGTATGCATGAGGCGGCCTCTTTCACACCAGTGCTATCACAGCCAAAGGCAGTGCCACCACAGATGTCCTGCAGGTCTTGCTGCCTTCTCCCTGTCACTGcccacctgctgcagccccatTCTCTCAGACACCACAGGTAAGCCCAGGAGAGCTGGTGAGGATTTGCTGCTCCACACTTTTCCCTTGGCACTGCCTATGATCTTACCCTCACCAAGAGGAAACTATTGCTCTTTAAGCAATGTGATATTCAGGTCCACACCAGCCTGGTCTACTGAGCCCAGAGAATTTGTTTGCCTAGAAACAAAGCATTCTTCAGCCTCAGCTACTGAAGGCCTCTCAAAAATGCTCACAGGGGTCCCCCTAGCAAAAGTGGTGTGGAAGTCCAGCCCTACTTACAGTATTAGATGACTCAAAGGTATCTTAAATCTCTTCAGATGtaagaattttaaaacaaaacaattttattgGAAACATAACTTTTTGAAATAGCTTGCCTTCCTTTGTGATGGGTCATCTTCAGTTTTTGCTACGTTTATGATGTCAACAATCTGGAAAGAGAAACTTGAATGGGCTGACAGGTTAAAGCTGCAGTATTACACATTTAaggtttgctttgctgttttacTTGCCAACAACATTGTCATGtctaagcattttaaaatgcatcaaaagtggtaattttcattttatttgaaggAGACTTGGTCTCTTTAATCCATAGCTACATATGCAATGGTGAGAGCTGCTTATGATCTTCCCATATTTCAGAAGAGGCCAAGttcaggcagcagcacctcccttGGCAGCTCAGAGCTCAGGCACCCTGCCACAGGATGCTGAAAGAATGCGGGTGCCCCTTTAGCTCAATGTTTGTTCTTAACATCACATTTTAATTCAAGGACAAGTATTTCAGTAATTATTTACACCTCTTATAAAAGCACAAATCAAAATGACAAAATGTGTAAATGATCAGGCAGTGCTACAAAATTTagtagttttttgttgttgtggtttagttgttggggttttttttttacaagcaCATAAGCTTGGATGAAGCCAAGTGAATACAATTTGCACAAACAGGGAAAACAATGCAGTAAGTGAATATACACACACCTTTCCAGGTTCAGATGAAAATAAGAGGCCTAGCTGTAGAATGTGCATATAACATGCATTACAACCTTTTCCCTATTCTGGAACTCGTAATTTAAGTAATGCTAACTCAGCATGACTACACAGTACCTGCTCTTTCTCCTGCTGTTACCATTACAAGATTCCTTTTGGTTTGCCTTATGCCAAAAATTTTCATAACCAAAACCAGCCCTCAGCACTGTATCTGCAGAAGATATTCTCACATGAACTGCAATAATACAACCTTTCCTTAGTCCCAGTACTGACAAACTTTTAAGAATATTTGGAACATTATAGTTGTACAATGTCATTGTAGGTCAGTAAcatcaaaacagaaataattttaaaactattttttatttgaagctGTGTGGAAGTATCCCTCTGATTAATGAGGGAGAAGAGAACGTGCTTGCTTCTAGCTATATTTGTAATGATCATCAGGTACTATGAACTCCCTTTGGATTTAATGGGAGTAGCTCTTACAGTTTGAGACTTTACTCAGATTCAGAAATTCTGTGTCTGTTCTAGCAGCAAGAAAATCCATGAGTAACTGCATCATCCACTAAAGCcaggactattttttttttgtaactatGGGTTAGGTAAGAAAGCAAACTGTGAAGAGTTTgattgttggggtttgtttgtttgttttaaaatattgtcaTCTAccaaaaaatgtgatttttgcaATTTCTACTTTTCATGCATCAGGTGCTAGGACTGTCACACTAACAAACTGTCAACTGGAAATGTTCATGGACAATTTACccctggaaaaaaatggaagtccCCATGGTTCTGGTTTGGAAGAAACAAAGGCTGGAAGTCCAACTGCAGCTGTCCCAGTGCTACTGAGGAAAACTCCAGTGATCAAAATGGCCTCAACCATTGTCACACCACTAATTTCAGGTGACATTTGCAAGGCAGGTTCAGAACCTGGTTCTGAACAGGGCCCAGTGTCAGCTCACCACCTTAGCCCTTATGTGTGTGGACATGTCCCTGGCCCCACAGAGGTTCTGCTTGGGCACAGGCTCCCCTGGGCCAGGACTAGCTTTCTGAAAGCCCACATTTCAGATGGTTACAATTAATAACCATTTCCCAGACTAAACGAAGGCCATTTTTATCAACAAAAGGTGAATAAAGGCCCCTTAGGTAGGAAGCATTATCTTTTATTAAGTGTTAAATTAACGAAGCTGTTGACCCAATGGGATAACATgcttaaatttgaaaaatgcttAATTGCTTTACTAGATAGAGAGAGAGCAACGTCTGATATCTTGGCTGATCTGGCTCTAAATGAAAAGTAATGTTTTGTTCTAGCCTTTGAGACAGTTCACTTTCCATTCTGAACACCGCACATATACAAGACAGCAGTTTTTACACAGTTGTTCAGAAGTGATAGTTATTTCCAGCCCTAGGAAAAAGGTATGAGATGCACACAACTGAACTGTAcgtcagaaaacaaaatctagTTAAACGTAATCATAATAGTGATCATCTTCGTTTGAAAAAAGTGAAACAAGAAGGTAAGATTTACTCTTGGAATGATTCTGATTTAAATTAAAGATTAATAAACTTCATTAATTAAGTGCCTAACAGAAATCTACGTGATGTTGATAAACTGTTTGTTACATTTGCCACGTGTACAAATTTGCTGTCATTTATGGCtcattaaaatgatttttctgtgatttccccctttttcccatTGACCCTAACCTTATTTCTCCTACTGCAGCAGCCATAGTTTTATTGTGCCTCTTATGATACTTTGCTATCATTGAAGATATTTATTCAGTTGTTTGCATGAAAggtaacaaacaaaaatatagagggagctgagggaaatATGTTAGTTCTACTGTTGTCATATGCTAAAAAACTAATAGTAGTATGAAAAATAGAGCTTCTTGTTTATTAACATCCTGAAGTTAACTACCATGTTCATAACGTGCTTTGAAAACATTTGGAgcaatttttcttaaaaacaaaataaaaccaaacccaccccaTCCGAACAGATTTAAGTAAGAAACACAgtcttataaaaaaaaaaaagggggggggggaataaaCCCTACCCAGGGTGATAGTTGAGTTACTTGAAGGCATGGTGAAAATGAGGCAACGTTACAGAATTTGTAGTGGATGGAAAGGAGCGAGGAAAGTGATGCAGCTGGTTTATGGCCATTCCACCAGTTGCTAGCTGAAGACCTTGTTGTTGGCTGAGGCCATTCAGCCTGTGTGATGGTTCCTCTGGGCCAAATGCCATTGTGATGTCCCCAATAGTGTTCTGGTTGTCACCTGATGGGAGCTGCCAGAAACTCATCACATGAGTGAGATCCATGAAAGGCAGGCTTGTAGTTTCAGTTGCTGCCTCTGTCTCTTTGTGCACTGGGTACTTGTTAGTGTCCCCTACAGGCCCCGAGGAAGCTTCTTCCATACTGATTTTGTGGAGAGACTGAGGTTCTGGTAATGGCAGGTCCTCGAGAAGATGCACGTTGTAACCTTTAACATCCACTTTTATCGGTAGATTCTTGAGGGATCCTGCTGCAAATGAGGTAGAACTAAGGTCATATTTATTAGGCTGATGAAGGTTCAGGTTGGTAGGGACAGATGTTGAACATGGTGTGGGATGGACAGCTGGAAGGCTGTCTGCACAACCCATTCTTTGCAAGTGAGGAGCAGGTTCAAGAGGAAGAGCAGTTTGTAAGCTTGCTTGGGAATGAAGGTGTGAACAGTTGTATTCCTCTGATTCTGAACTATTCACAATCCCATTCTGCACAGAGACCCTTTCAGGAAGAGAGGGCAGCATGCTGGCATTTTCCTTCATTCTGTATGGAAAAATCTGGTCAAGGAGACCCATTGAGTCACCATTATGCAACCTGCTCTTTAGCAGTTCCTGTGGATGAGTCTTCCTGGTATGGCGCGTCAAGTGGTCCTTCCGCCCAAACCTTTGAGCACAAAACTGACACAGAAAGTCTTTGCAGCCTGTGTGAACCACCATGTGACGCCGCACGTCTTTACGGGTATAGAAGTGACGCTCACAGTGGTCACACttatgtttcttttccttcatattGCCAGTTGGCTTCCCTGCATGACTTTTGAGGTGTTCCAACAGAACCTCAGTACCGCCAAACTCTTGGGCACACACCCTACAGGTAAGGTCCCCACTGGTGGCAGCATGAAGAGCCAAGTGTCTCTTATAGCCTAGCTTGGTGTTGTACTTCTTGCCACACTCTTCACACTTGAAGGCCATCTTGTTAGGGTCATGAGTCTGAAGGTGGTTCTTTAGATGGTCTTTCCTGTGAAATGTCTTTTCACAGTAGCCACATTGGTGAGATTTCTGTGGAGAATGAGTGGCAGAGTGCCTAGGACaaagaacacacacaaaaagttaTTTGCTTTTACATTTATTCTAGTATACTTACTGATGCAGATTCAAGACTTGAAAACACTGACACTCTTGAAGGAAGGTGTTTTTTCAAGTTCTCAGGCTACTAGTAAAATCCTTAAATTTTGAGAGGGGCGGAGGAAGGTGTTAATCATAAAGCACAGAGTAGGTTAAAACTGCTCAAAATAACCTTTTTGAGTAGCCACCACAATTGAGAGAGACTAGTTTTCTCCAATTCTACCAGAATAGGAATAATAAAACCTGGAACTCAGGGGTTAACTGTCATTAGAACACCCCACAcacccagcagaaaaggagtGCCTCCAGAGCTGTACCTGAGCAGTTTATATTTGGAAATGAAGGCTTTTGTGCATCCGTGCTGTGAACACTTGTAGGGGCGCTCCCCTTTGTGCACATAAGTGTGGACTGTGAGCTTGTCAATGGAATCAAATATCTTCCCACAGAGCCGGCAAGGGTAATTGTCTGCTTGCTTCACTTCTTTGCCCTTCAACAGTGAAGACCGACCATTTCTCCATTTAGGTATAAACCTCACAAGAGCATCACAAGTGCTtcctgagctggcacagctaAACTTTgcagcagaggaacaggaaaTGGCACCAAAGCACTGAGTAATGCTTTTGCCTAATGATGCTCCTCTCAGTTTCCCTTTGaatttgctttttgcttttacaGGTCCCAACTTATTTGGTGATCTGAATCTCGTAGGAAGGACTCGGTCTTTATGGATGCACTGGTGAGATTCCAGAAGAGCAAAAGTTGTAAAAGTGCTTCCACAGCTGGAGCATATCCAAGGGTCTACAGGCTCTTTCTGCAATGAGAACAGAAACAGGTCTTTCTTATTAGCCATTCTAAGGAAAGGTCATATTCTTCTCACTGATCTTCCCTGGGCTTTCCCAATACCCATTGTTGTCTTTGGGGATAGTTACTCCCATGTACTACCACACAGTTGTTCAACTGGCAATAGATCCTCTCTAAGAATACaaacttgaaggaaaaaagttagCTAAATACTCAATTACATGGTTTTGTTTAGTATTTACTGTAACAGTCCTAAGTCCTTCACCTTGGTTTATCTGTGCTTACTGAACTCCAAAGTCTCTGTATTTGTTGCATTTTATGAAATTACTTATAAAAGGAGCTGAAAATTGTACTTTAACATTAGGCTGTCATAAAAATAGGTGAGTTTCTGCACATGAACACAGTTTAGCCATACAGGATTTCCCTGTGTTTTAGACTGACTCTATGCTTTACCAGACAGCAGTGGTCAATGTCTCCAGGAGAGGCTTCCTCACATAGCCTGGCATTTTGCACTAGACTTGCATTAAATGGATAAGAAACACTTTAGGTTTTAGGGATCTAAAACCTATCCAGACTTAGAGGCATTACAttatttggtgtttttttcaaacAGTATATTACTTGGAAGTattatttcagtggaaataaGAGCTCTATTGGATTCCCTTGAATTCACTCTAAATACTGACATTATAAAAATtctaatgaaaaacaaatacaaaaaaactcCAATCAATACATGACCATGCACTTCCTCAGTTATGTAAGCTTCCCATAAACTGAATTACTTTCCTTTGCTCTTGGGCTACTTTGCTCTGGAGAGCATGCTGAGGCTGTGTCCTTTCCATCTTTATTTCCAGAATGAGCCCTTCTCTCTTACTTGTGTCTGATGCTGTGGCTCCTCAACATCTTCCTTCTAGGGCATACTCTGAAGGCCTCATATGCCTTTCTGGAGCATGAATTCCTAGTTCATTTGTATTCCCTGTTTCACATTTCCTTCTAGCTTAAAAGTGTTGATTTTCGCAGCCACATTTTCAACACTTAAACTTTTACCATGAGTTTAAGGATTTCTGCTATCATACAGAGGGGAAGGTACTGGGATTAGAAGAGAAGGGTTGTTACACAGGAAAGACTGAAATAATCAGTGGGTAATCTGACCAATTGATCAGAGCATAACAAGGGAAAATGGTGAAAGAACTCAGAGGCTGGCCCGCTTGGTTATGAACGAATTAGTCCCCAGTGTTAAGTCTTCCCAATACATCAAGTGGTGCCACTCACTTCTGACTACATCTAATGGCTCCATTGGATTACAAACACGGGAGAGGAAGAGCATTCTTTCTCTGAGTACCTCTTTGGTTAAAAATTCCTCTGGGCTTTGTGTTAGTCAACTACTCTATGGTCAACCTTGCATTACCAGAGTAACATAAATAGACAGAGCATGTAAATAAACTATAATTTACTATGTATAATGATGGCTTGAATGAAGATTAGAGGTACTTACTGCTACTGGAGGCAAAGGACAGACATCTGATTCTTCTTTAATGAAGACTGCAGAAGCTTCCATAAATTTGGCATAATCGGCAGCATACCATACTTTCAATTCTGTGTGGGGTTCAATTGGCTGTGaatggaaaaaatacagcaCATATTCACTTGCACCTATTTTGCTAAAGCAAGTAAAATATAAGATTGGAGGGGCTGGGGTTTAAAACTTGTTGTCCTTACTAAAATTATACTCTTTGACTGTGCAAATTATTGGTAACTTAGTTCAAGATTCAAGCACTATTTGAGCATTACTACCCACTAGGGCTTGACATTTCCTGTTTCTAAGAGCAGAATTGTGTATGCACAGAGActgggggcaggagggtgggCAATAGGAGGAGGGATGCCTCAATCATCATGACCTTTGCTTAGTGAGATGTATTTGTCTGTGATGTTCAGACATTCAGCATCTTTCCAAGTAACATCCCATGCCCATTCCTTGGCGTCTGGAAGTCCACTCGACACAACACTTAACTGTGGGGTACAGACAAAGGAAAAACCCATCATGAATGCACAACAGCTTGGATGCCTCCTGGGTATGTCACACTGTGCATGGGTGCAGAGCTGATCAATATGTGGACTGCCAGTCAAACTGCCATGTTTCCATGCActgggtctgatgtgccagcaTGTGCATGTGGTTTATTGTAACTCTGCCCTCCTTTCAGTGAAGCCTTCCCCCACAGGATTAAGTGAGCCCATAATCTGCAGTCTCCCATGCAGTCATGCTTGCCCAAATCTTTCCTTGGACTGGACTATGACCTCTTCTGACAAATACTTTCAGTCAATAATACAGCAACTAGGAGAGAGGAGTGATTACACTCACTGACTAAAGACCTATTGGttctttaaaagcaaaggagaaaactaAACTTTGGAGTCATGATTTATATGACTCCCTGACCCTGTacacaatttttttcatctatAATAAAACCTAACACTGCTGCAACAGGAGTAGAGCCAAACTGCACTGTAgtttgtagttttattttaactaaACTAAACTTGTGCCATGGAAGAAACCCAAACTAGCCTGGAAGGAAACCAGCTGAGTCTTGTTCTACATAATGTGACATCATAAAATGCACTTATTTTATAACATCTGTGTGAGATAAGCATGGTAGAGGAAAGACAACTTAGATTGTGAATGCTGACAGGTGGGGCATAATTTTGTATAGAATGTTGAAAACCAAATTTCTGGACTCCCAAGCACAAACCTGCTTGCTAACTACAACCAGTGTGTGTTAGTTGTATGTTTTGGTAACACTTGGCCTAAACAGAAATGGTACATGCTGATTTCTCCACTCAATTAAGGACATGGGACAGAGCCATCAACTAGGAGGCTGATTATGCATTGTGCTCCTTCACATAGTCTGTTTTAGTGGAGAAAACCAAGCTGTGAGGGACTCTACAGGTACAAATGTCTGAGGATGCCCAGTGACCCTGGCCAGTGACACCTGAGACTGGTACCCACAAACAACTGCACAGCATGACACTGTCATGACTTTCCGCCCAACATTCCTGGACCAGCAGCCATCTTTTCTGTGGGAAGGTGAGCCAGGGTCAGTGTGACCTTGTAGTGTGACCTTGCAAGTGCATCTGTGTGAAATCATCAAGGTAAGAGCTCTAATATCAGTAAAACTGACATGAAACATCAGTATCCAAATCCACTACAAGTGTGCCACCAATGATAATAAGAGAAAGGTACTGCAGTGTCCATGTGAAACTGCCCTGGGATCAAACAGCAACAGAGGATAATTTTTACTTCCTCACAATTCTATGCCTTTTTAAAGCACATATCACTAGGGGCTGCAGGAATTAGGCCAGCAAGTAAGCTAATGGTGCTTTTAGTATGCCACTTACATGTATGCTTTAGTAGCCGTAGTTTCGTGTCACCAAAATCctatttttttgtaaaaacagTGGGGAAAGGAGTCAATCCTGCTCCCAACTTAAGacacttcattaaaaatatcttgAGAAAGTATCTTCATAGTCAGCCCTGAGGCAGCCTC
It contains:
- the PLAGL1 gene encoding zinc finger protein PLAGL1, whose amino-acid sequence is MSTDLLWCEDCGKSLIGECKLHGPLIRAKDRVIPSRARLTLPHYLTLRVLELRAGNQQILGVFAKKVIQKRTQFGPYVGQLSTKLTCYDESRLVLQVLKDGGKYFLDTPNEDCGNWMMFVRLARNQEEQTLVAYQHCGEVYFTTVKPIEPHTELKVWYAADYAKFMEASAVFIKEESDVCPLPPVAKEPVDPWICSSCGSTFTTFALLESHQCIHKDRVLPTRFRSPNKLGPVKAKSKFKGKLRGASLGKSITQCFGAISCSSAAKFSCASSGSTCDALVRFIPKWRNGRSSLLKGKEVKQADNYPCRLCGKIFDSIDKLTVHTYVHKGERPYKCSQHGCTKAFISKYKLLRHSATHSPQKSHQCGYCEKTFHRKDHLKNHLQTHDPNKMAFKCEECGKKYNTKLGYKRHLALHAATSGDLTCRVCAQEFGGTEVLLEHLKSHAGKPTGNMKEKKHKCDHCERHFYTRKDVRRHMVVHTGCKDFLCQFCAQRFGRKDHLTRHTRKTHPQELLKSRLHNGDSMGLLDQIFPYRMKENASMLPSLPERVSVQNGIVNSSESEEYNCSHLHSQASLQTALPLEPAPHLQRMGCADSLPAVHPTPCSTSVPTNLNLHQPNKYDLSSTSFAAGSLKNLPIKVDVKGYNVHLLEDLPLPEPQSLHKISMEEASSGPVGDTNKYPVHKETEAATETTSLPFMDLTHVMSFWQLPSGDNQNTIGDITMAFGPEEPSHRLNGLSQQQGLQLATGGMAINQLHHFPRSFPSTTNSVTLPHFHHAFK